The nucleotide window CGATTTCGTCTCCCCTTCTAAGCCCCATGACCTTAATGTCCTCCCCAACCGCTGGCAATTCCTTCTTGAATTTCTCGCCGTTTAGTAACCTCTCGGTTTCATAGACTAGCCTTTCAGTTTCCGTTAGGGGGGCAAATCCAACACCAAATGATGTGTCATTAGCTAGGGGAATTGGGTTCTCCTTGGCCTTGTTAAATACGCTTACGAGGTCTACGCTTCCTTGGCCTATTCTAGAGTCTATTACAACGTGGTTCTCAACGTCGAGGTGCCTTATGTTCTTCTTGAGGTACTCCTTTGCCGCTTTTATTGCAACCTCGTGAACCGGGAACAATTCCTGATCAACCAACTCGACGGCTCTACCTGAAAGTAATATATAGATTGGCTTGACTACCTCTCCTCCTCCGAACCTTGGGTAGGCTCTTCCGCCAACGACTTCAACTTGATCCGTATTGTGGTGGAGTATTACCCCGTACCTCTTCATGTACTCCCTGCTTAGGGCCCTGCTAATTGATTCTGCTATTCCATCAGCTATGCTGTCAGGGTGGCCAATTCCCTTCCTCTCGACTAATTCAACCTTCTGTTTCTCAACTGGAGTTCTCACGATCTCCTCAACGACGATGTTTCTTGCCATGATCGTCACCTCGGTAACCCAAAGCCGAGATATTCTTATATAATTTTCGGCATATATTCAACCCAAGGGACATAACTATTAGTTATTTCTCGCAACTTTTAATTATTGTTTTGCAAAGCGTATTTGGAGGTGAGAGGAATGACGATAGTTGATGTAAGGATACTCGTTGAGGGTGCAAGTGATGTTGAGGTTATAAGCAAGGCCCTTCAGGGATTGGCCCTTGGAAGTGAGTATAACATAACGATATCCTCGATAATCCCAACTACCAACGTTGAAATCGCGAAGAGCGCAGCCGCTGGAGCTGACCTGCTCATAATAGCTACAGACGCAGATAGGGTTGGAAGGGAGCTTGCAGAGAGGCTATTCAATGAGCTCAGCGAGATGGTTGGGCACATAGAGAGGATGAAGATACCCATAGGCCACGATTTAGAGCACATAGATGTTGAGTTAGTCAGGAAGGAGTTAAAGAATGCTTTAGTTAGAGCTGGTTTAAAGACCCTTCAAAGGGTTCCCGAGTACATGGAGCTTAGGAGAGACTACCTCGACCTCAAGGGCAAGTTTGAGGAACTACAAAAGGAAAAGGAGGAACTACTCAAAAGGCTTGAAGAGCTTGAGGCCAAGTACAATGAAGTCCAGGATGAACTTAAGAGGCTAGAAGTCGAGA belongs to Pyrococcus abyssi GE5 and includes:
- a CDS encoding toprim domain-containing protein; this translates as MTIVDVRILVEGASDVEVISKALQGLALGSEYNITISSIIPTTNVEIAKSAAAGADLLIIATDADRVGRELAERLFNELSEMVGHIERMKIPIGHDLEHIDVELVRKELKNALVRAGLKTLQRVPEYMELRRDYLDLKGKFEELQKEKEELLKRLEELEAKYNEVQDELKRLEVENSRLNEMLKKRPKVYDLKKKWDELFPGVELPEEELFSKAVKTLNLAGKVIVGQGYIYAEDEKLVEDLLKTVYLSLKLREEEEVEVIREGIEEIIPEIDSGGEGGESEG
- a CDS encoding methionine adenosyltransferase, translating into MARNIVVEEIVRTPVEKQKVELVERKGIGHPDSIADGIAESISRALSREYMKRYGVILHHNTDQVEVVGGRAYPRFGGGEVVKPIYILLSGRAVELVDQELFPVHEVAIKAAKEYLKKNIRHLDVENHVVIDSRIGQGSVDLVSVFNKAKENPIPLANDTSFGVGFAPLTETERLVYETERLLNGEKFKKELPAVGEDIKVMGLRRGDEIDLTIAAAIVDSEVSGPKEYLEVKEKIAEAVEELAKDITSRKVNIYVNTADDPDSGIFYITVTGTSAEAGDDGSVGRGNRVNGLITPNRHMSMEAAAGKNPVSHVGKIYNILAMFIANDIAKTLPVEEVYVRILSQIGKPIDQPLVASIQVIPKQGHSVKEFEKDAYSIADEWLANITKIQKMILEDKISVF